Genomic window (Candidatus Omnitrophota bacterium):
TCCCTACAGATAAATTATCATTGTCCGATATTATTCATCGGTTCAAAACCCTAACAACAAAAAAATATATTGACGGTGTAAAAAATGATAATTGGGAACCGTTCAATAAACATCTATGGCAACGGTCGTTTCATGACCATATAATCAGGAACGATAAATCATTGAACGATATCCGTGAATATATAATCAATAATCCGGCCACGTGGATTGATGATGCGGATTTTGCCTGCGGCAAACCCGCTGATTTCTGTGTTATAAAAATTCCAAAAGACTTTACATCCCGCCGCATTTATACTATATTATCAACATGCTGATCAAATACTTAATCT
Coding sequences:
- a CDS encoding transposase codes for the protein PTDKLSLSDIIHRFKTLTTKKYIDGVKNDNWEPFNKHLWQRSFHDHIIRNDKSLNDIREYIINNPATWIDDADFACGKPADFCVIKIPKDFTSRRIYTILSTC